A genomic window from Chrysoperla carnea chromosome 3, inChrCarn1.1, whole genome shotgun sequence includes:
- the LOC123296501 gene encoding general odorant-binding protein 66-like, with the protein MITALVFLSQSNGVHSNDDFSMEILSNHLANGDKEHRRSRSKWHPGYEMNCCGDQPKEEDKKEMIEECFQSIFKSGWPKSQEDKLNARWCLAKCIAKKRNLANDDEIVDKANFVEEYKKFDPDTWRQEQMEKSYEICIEASKKFTIKIAEKQKNISFVCDPQTSGFFRCQMREILLNCPNDKFKANNQFCTKLREKLEKEQEDM; encoded by the exons GTTTCTCAGTCAAAGTAATGGCGTTCATAGCAAT gaTGATTTTTCAATGGAAATATTATCAAACCATTTAGCAAATGGAGATAAGGAACATCGGAGATCACGATCCAAGTGGCACCCAGGATATGAAATGAATTGTTGTGGTGATCAACCAAAAGAAGAAGACAAGAAGGAAATGATAGAAGAATGTTtccaaagtatatttaaaagtgGTTGGCCAAAAAGTCAAGAAGACAAATTAAATGCGAGATGG tGCCTAGCAAAATGCATTGCGAAAAAGCGGAATTTG gcTAATGATGATGAAATTGTTGACAAAGCAAATTTCGtggaagaatataaaaaatttgatcctGATACATGGCGACAAGAACAAATGGAAAAATCTTATGAAATTTGTATTGAAGCgtcaaaaaaattcacaattaaaATTGCGGAAAAgcagaaaaatattagttttgtatgTGATCCACAAACCTCTGGATTTTTCCGATGTCAAATGCgtgaaatattgttaaattgtccaaatgataaatttaaagcCAATAATCAATTTTGTACAAAGTTAAGAGAAAAATTAGAGAAGGAACAGGAGGATATGTAA